The DNA sequence AAGCTGTGGCGGATTGTGCTCCGCCTTGGGCCAGATAGACCCGCAGTGTATGAACATAGCTGGTGCCGTGAGCCCGGTCATAATCCAGCAGGGTATGTAAAACGCTTTGCTTGCCCACCACACTTTGGCGGCTGTTCCGGTTTATGGCATGAAACAATTCAAAAAAAGGCAGGTTCGGAGCGTAGCAGGTGCCCCGTCTGGCTCCCACCCGCAAAAGGGTTTCGCAGCAGCGCAGCGCATCGGTATAGGCTGCATCCAGCATGGTGGGGGAAGGCGTTTTCTGTACGCCGATAAAAAAATTCACGTGCCGCTGCTCGGACATAAAGGTAAGCAGGATAGTCAGCTCAAAGATGCAGTTGTTGATAGAGCTGCCCCTTGGCAGCACCAGACAAAAGACCATGCTGCCCTCCGGCACCGATGCCTTACAAAGAAACGCTCCTTGGGAACTGAGATAGGAACTGATTCGCATCATACCCTCCTCAACATGCTTCATGTTGAGGCTATCATCCGCGACCATAGCCAGCAGGGTATAAACCTGATCCGGCGAAGCAAAAAGAATTGCCTGATCTTCCATCACCGCTTTGAGATATTTCTGGCGGAGAACCTCAATCCAGCTATCCGTTTCCACAGCGCCTAATTCGATTTGTTCAATGAGGGTATGGACAATAGCAGAAAAGGTAAGCTCGGGAGGCAACAACAGCACCGGGATGCCGTATTGCTCTGCCTGAGAGAGGATATAGGAGGGGATCTCGTTGATATAGTAGCCGGTTTGAATGGCTATCCCGCATATATCCCGCTGGTGAAGCGCATACATGAGGCCTTTGTGGCGTTCTTCATCGCTCAGGCGATACCCTGTTGTTACCAGAAGCTCTCCCTTTTGCAGCGATTCCGGTGTATCCAGAATCTCCATGACTGTAACCCATGTAACAGGCTTATCGGCGCCCGGGTAACCGGCCACCAGCTTAATGCCGTTTAACAGATTCTTGGTAACAATGTCCCTCACTCGCAGTGCCAAGCCGCTCACCTCACTCCACAAAAATAGACAAAGGCGTTTATTATCTACATGAAAATAGAATAATAAACGCCTTTGTCTATTTTTGATTTACTTCACGATAGCATAATAAAACTTCAAAGTCAAATAGTATTGTGTGGTTTCCTACAAATTGTTAAACAAAGAACAAAACTGTACTACAAAATGTCCACCATTCTTATCAATTGGACAGAATGTACACCCTTTAGCGAAATAATATACAGATTGGAGATTGCATTCTGCAATTTCTTTGTTTATGATTAAACACAAATTAAAAGGTCTTAGAATGATTGGTGTTTTTTCACAGGATATCCCGCCTGTTTGAAATTCAAAACTGGGGCTTTGAGGGATAAATATGTATAAAGGAGGGCTATTATGTGTAAAATACTGGTCACGGAGCCGATTGATCCGGTCGGAATAAACTATTTGAGGGAACAGGGCTACGAGGTTATCTTGGGCACCGGCCCTGAGGAAGAAACCATCCTGCGGGAAGCAGCCAGTTGCAGCGGCATATTAACCCGCAACGGCAAGCTGACCGAACGGGTGCTCAAGGGCTGCCCCGGGCTGCGAGTTGTTTCTATGCATGGGGTGGGGGTGGATTGCATCGATGTGGATGCCGCCACCAGACTGGGCATTCAGGTGACCAATGCAGCCAACTCCAACCAAAGCTCTGTGGCCGAATATACCATCGGGCTGATCCTTATGCTGGCAAAGAACTCCATTGCTTATAACAACGGACTTAAAAGCGGCAATATGGGGGTACGGCAGCTCTTTGGCAGCGATGTTCGGGGAAAAACGCTGGGCATTATTGGTATGGGCAACATTGGAACACAGGTTGCCCATATGGGGGCAACCGGCCTGCTGATGCGTGTAATCGGCTATAACCGCCGCATTCCCCGGGCCCAAAAGACCGACTTCGGCCTGATTACTCCGGATATGGATGCGGTCATCAGCAATGCGGATTTCCTTTCACTGCATCTGCCGGGCGGTTCTTCCACCCACCGGCTCATTGGCAAACGAGAGCTTTCCCTGATGAATCCCACCGCTTATCTCATTAACACAGGGCGGGGGGAAGTTGTTGACGAAGGAGCGCTTATCGAAGCGCTGCAAGGCAGAAAAATCGCCGGTGCTGCGCTGGATGTATTTGAAGGCAATCTGCCCAAGAAAGATAATCCCCTGCTTTCTATGGAAAATGTGATTGCCACCCCTCATACCGCCGCCTTTACAACCGAAGCTTTGGAGCGGATGGCCTATCAGGCCGCACTGGGTATTGTGGAGGTATTGGAAAACCGCTCCATTACCTATCCCGTTAATAAGCTGGCTGCTTCACAGGCCAAAAGCCAGAGCTTTACCTCGGTGATGAATTTTTTTCGCCATGAGTTTGGCTACTGCTGAAAAAACACTGATCTGAGCAAAGTATAAGGGGGGTCCTCTTTGGCAAGCAGCCGCCTGCCAAAAGAGGGCTTCTTTTTCTGTATGCTCACATAGACTGAAAGGCGCAGAAGGGTTTTCAGTCAGTGGATACAGTCTATACTATGATCATGAGCAGTTTATCCTCCCCCGGGTTGTAGCCACGGTAAAGCAGAAATTGAACCGAACAGCTTGCTTTTACGGGCTGTTTGTCGTAAACTGATTTCAGCAAAGGTGCTTTTTCCGGGTGGAGGAGCATCCTTTTTTACTCTGAAAGAAAGGTGATTCCCTATGCTGGATAGTTTTGTTCGGGTTGCTGCCGCCACTCCGGAAATCCGTGTGGCAGACCCTGCTTATAATGCCAAACAAATCCTCGCCCTGATGGCCCGGGCCGATTCTGAAGAGGTTCAGCTGCTTTGCCTGCCGGAGCTTTGCCTCACCGGCTATACCTGCGGCGACCTTTTTCATCAAAGCGCCCTGCTGACCGAAACAATAAAAGCACTCGAACTTATACGCCGTGAAAGCAGCCGCTATTCCCTGACCACCGCTTTAGGAATGCCGGTTTCTATACAGGGCAAGCTCTATAACACTGCCGTGATTCTTTCCGGCGGGAAGATCGTGGGGATTGTCCCCAAGACCCATCTGCCCGGCTACAGCGAATTTTATGAGCCCCGGCATTTTGTGCCTGCCCCCGATCACAATACTGTCATTTCGCTGTTGGGCGAAAAGATTCCCTTTGGGAGCAAGCTGCTGTTTCAATGCGAAGAATCTTCCGATTTTTTCTTCGCTGTGGAGATTTGCGAGGATTTATGGGCGCCCTGCCCACCCAGCATTTCCCATGCTGTTCACGGGGCCAATGTGATCTTGAACCTTTCTGCCAGCGACGAAACAGTGGGGAAAGCCGCTTACCGGCGCTCGCTGGTATCGGGGCAATCCGCCCGGCTGATTTGCGGCTATGTGTATGCGGGTGCTGGACAAGGTGAAAGTACCACCGATATGGTGTTTGCCGGGCACAACCTGATCTGCGAAAACGGCTCTATTTTAGCGGAATCCCCCCTGTTTGGGGAAGGCTGGGCCTGTTCCGAGTTGGATTTGTGCGCCATGGCCTACGATAGGCGGCGAATGAATACCTTTTCGCCGGAATCGGAGGGCTATGAGATCATTCCCTTTTCAGCAAAACCAAGGTGGCTTTCCCTGGGCCGCAAAATCGATCCCACCCCTTTTGTTCCCTCCGACCCAGCCCTTCGCCGGCAGCGCTGCATGGATATTATGGCCATTCAGGCCGCCGGTCTTGCCAAACGGCTGAGCCATACCGGCGGCAACGGGATTCTGGGTATTTCCGGTGGACTGGATAGCAGCCTTGCCCTGCTGGTGGCCTGCGATGCATTGCGCCTAATCGGCAAAGACCCCAGTGGGCTTCTGGCGGTTACGATGCCCTGCTTCGGCACAACCTCCCGCACGCGGGAAAATGCGCTCCGCCTTTGTGTGGCTGTGGGTGTGCCCTGTCGGGAAATTGATATCAGTCGGCAAACAGAACTGCATCTGCGGGAGCTGGGGCACGATCTCAACCGCCACGACGTGGTCTATGAAAATGCCCAGGCACGTATCCGCACCTTGCAGCTGATGAATTTGGCCAACCAATCCGGCGGCATTGTAATCGGCACAGGGGATCTTTCTGAGCTGGCGCTGGGTTGGGCCACCTACAACGGCGACCATATGAGCATGTATGCTGTCAATGCAGGGGTACCCAAAACCTTGGTGCGGCATTTGATTGAATATGTGGCGGATACCTGCGGGGATGATGCGCTTCGGGCGGTTCTGCTGGATATTCTGGATACACCCATCAGCCCGGAGCTTTTGCCGCCGGATGGGGATTCGATTCTTCAAAAAACCGAGGAACTGGTGGGCCCTTATGAGCTGAGCGATTTTTACCTGTATCATTTGGTGCGGTGGGGCCGCGCCCCAGCCCTGATTTACCGGCTGGCCTGCTTGGCATTCCAGGGGCGCTATACCGAAAAGGAAATTCTGCACTGGCTCAAAATATTTGTGCGGCGCTTCTTTGCTCAGCAGTTTAAGCGGAGCTGCATACCGGACGGCCCTAAAATCGGTTCGGTTACACTCTCGCCCCGGGCAGATTGGAGAATGCCCAGCGACGCGGTGTGCGATGCATGGCTGCAAAGTCTGGAAGAAATCGAGTAAGGCAAAGCCCGCCTATCACAATAGATGGCAAAAAACACACGGCTGCATACCCCATCCGGGGGATGCAGCCGTTAACTTTTGTGGACAAAACCAATGAACTGACAAACAGGCAGTACCCTTTATTGCTTGCTTTCTCTGTAGTTAAGTTTACTTTGACCAAGAAATATCGCCTTTTTGGCCGAAGAGGCCCAATCCCCGGGGGCCATGGGGCGGTATCGGATGCCCCCCTAAAACTTTTTGCAGCGATAAACCGATGCAGCCTAAAAC is a window from the Oscillospiraceae bacterium MB08-C2-2 genome containing:
- a CDS encoding PucR family transcriptional regulator ligand-binding domain-containing protein produces the protein MALRVRDIVTKNLLNGIKLVAGYPGADKPVTWVTVMEILDTPESLQKGELLVTTGYRLSDEERHKGLMYALHQRDICGIAIQTGYYINEIPSYILSQAEQYGIPVLLLPPELTFSAIVHTLIEQIELGAVETDSWIEVLRQKYLKAVMEDQAILFASPDQVYTLLAMVADDSLNMKHVEEGMMRISSYLSSQGAFLCKASVPEGSMVFCLVLPRGSSINNCIFELTILLTFMSEQRHVNFFIGVQKTPSPTMLDAAYTDALRCCETLLRVGARRGTCYAPNLPFFELFHAINRNSRQSVVGKQSVLHTLLDYDRAHGTSYVHTLRVYLAQGGAQSATASRLFIHRHTLTHRINKINQLCGWDLNDHYMRTYLSVMLMLHDYFAF
- a CDS encoding hydroxyacid dehydrogenase gives rise to the protein MCKILVTEPIDPVGINYLREQGYEVILGTGPEEETILREAASCSGILTRNGKLTERVLKGCPGLRVVSMHGVGVDCIDVDAATRLGIQVTNAANSNQSSVAEYTIGLILMLAKNSIAYNNGLKSGNMGVRQLFGSDVRGKTLGIIGMGNIGTQVAHMGATGLLMRVIGYNRRIPRAQKTDFGLITPDMDAVISNADFLSLHLPGGSSTHRLIGKRELSLMNPTAYLINTGRGEVVDEGALIEALQGRKIAGAALDVFEGNLPKKDNPLLSMENVIATPHTAAFTTEALERMAYQAALGIVEVLENRSITYPVNKLAASQAKSQSFTSVMNFFRHEFGYC
- a CDS encoding NAD(+) synthase — translated: MLDSFVRVAAATPEIRVADPAYNAKQILALMARADSEEVQLLCLPELCLTGYTCGDLFHQSALLTETIKALELIRRESSRYSLTTALGMPVSIQGKLYNTAVILSGGKIVGIVPKTHLPGYSEFYEPRHFVPAPDHNTVISLLGEKIPFGSKLLFQCEESSDFFFAVEICEDLWAPCPPSISHAVHGANVILNLSASDETVGKAAYRRSLVSGQSARLICGYVYAGAGQGESTTDMVFAGHNLICENGSILAESPLFGEGWACSELDLCAMAYDRRRMNTFSPESEGYEIIPFSAKPRWLSLGRKIDPTPFVPSDPALRRQRCMDIMAIQAAGLAKRLSHTGGNGILGISGGLDSSLALLVACDALRLIGKDPSGLLAVTMPCFGTTSRTRENALRLCVAVGVPCREIDISRQTELHLRELGHDLNRHDVVYENAQARIRTLQLMNLANQSGGIVIGTGDLSELALGWATYNGDHMSMYAVNAGVPKTLVRHLIEYVADTCGDDALRAVLLDILDTPISPELLPPDGDSILQKTEELVGPYELSDFYLYHLVRWGRAPALIYRLACLAFQGRYTEKEILHWLKIFVRRFFAQQFKRSCIPDGPKIGSVTLSPRADWRMPSDAVCDAWLQSLEEIE